Genomic DNA from Aminobacterium mobile DSM 12262:
CGAACCTTTCTGGTGTGGATGGGGGAGTGGTGAGCTTCACTTTGGCTTTGGAGCTTTCAAGTCCTAAAGCTCTTGAAACTTTGCAGAAAGAGAGCTGGAAGATGCGTATTACTAATGAAGTGCTCCTTGTAGCCAAAGGTAAGACGGCTTCTGAATTACGTAGTGCTGAAGGAGTTCTAGAACTTGCCGAAGAGGTGAAGCAGGGTATTAACGTGATGGTTCCCCCAGTAAAAGGACAGGTTCCCGTAAAGAGGGTTCTTTTCCAGAGTTTTGTCCTTCAATAGAGGATCTTTAAATAACAACTAGAGGAGGTGGTGGAGCTATGTGCCCAGACGTTCTTTCACAAAACGAAATAGACTCTTTGCTAGATGCTCTCTCGAGTGGCAGTTTTGATTTAGATTCTATGAGTGCTGATTCTGAAGAGAGAAAAATTAAGGTTTATGATTTCCGAAGACCTGATAAATTCAGCAAAGATCAGCTCCGGGCTATACAGATGATTCATGAATCTTTTGCCAGACAGCTGACCACCACTCTTTCTACCATGGTCCGTTCTATGGTATCTGCGGAGGTTGCTTCTGTAGATCAATTGGCTTACGATGAATTTGTCCGCTCTCTTGTTCAGCCGACAGTTATAGGAATATTGGAGATGTATCCCTTTAGCGGGAATGCTTTGATTGAGATTAATCCTAACTTAGTATTCGCCATTATTGATCGAATGTTAGGTGGTAAAGGCGAATTTTCGGGGAAAGCTCGTGATCTTACAGATATTGAGCGTATGGTTATAGAACGAGTTATTATGAGGATGCTCGAACTTCTCGAAGAAAGCTGGAGTACTGTAGTAGATGTTCGCTTCCGTTTTGAAAACATGGAGAGCAACCCATTTTTTGTCCAAATTTGTCCTGGCACCGATATGGTGTTGTTAGTAATTTTAAAACTGAAAGTGGCAGATGTGGAAGGGATGATCAGTATTTGTATTCCCTATTTCCTTATGGAACCTTTAATGGACAAATTAAGCTCTCAGCAGTGGTTCGCTTCCACTGGGCGAAAGAAAGAAGAAGGGGCGAGAGAGGCTATTGTTCGCCATCTCGGGAATGTTCGAATTCCTGTGGCTGTGGAGTTGGGGCATACGATTCTCAGTGTTGATGATGTTTTACAGCTTCGTACTGGGGATGTAGTAAAACTAGATGAGACGGTAGATGGTGCCGCTGATATTCGTGTAGGCAACATGATAAAGTTTCAGGGACGCCCAGGAAGCCTAGACGACTGTTATGCAATAGAGGTATTAAACATTCTCTATGACGAAGAGATGATTCCCGATAACGAGGGAGGAGTCAAAGATGATAGATGAGCTGTTGAGTCAGGAAGAAATAAATGCCCTTCTCCAAGGACATACGCTGAAGAC
This window encodes:
- the fliM gene encoding flagellar motor switch protein FliM → MCPDVLSQNEIDSLLDALSSGSFDLDSMSADSEERKIKVYDFRRPDKFSKDQLRAIQMIHESFARQLTTTLSTMVRSMVSAEVASVDQLAYDEFVRSLVQPTVIGILEMYPFSGNALIEINPNLVFAIIDRMLGGKGEFSGKARDLTDIERMVIERVIMRMLELLEESWSTVVDVRFRFENMESNPFFVQICPGTDMVLLVILKLKVADVEGMISICIPYFLMEPLMDKLSSQQWFASTGRKKEEGAREAIVRHLGNVRIPVAVELGHTILSVDDVLQLRTGDVVKLDETVDGAADIRVGNMIKFQGRPGSLDDCYAIEVLNILYDEEMIPDNEGGVKDDR
- a CDS encoding flagellar basal body-associated FliL family protein — its product is MMKRFLVFIMIGVIAFCVGFGGGLLASRFLLRPASVASASGVSIEEPGPVCNIGEFITNLSGVDGGVVSFTLALELSSPKALETLQKESWKMRITNEVLLVAKGKTASELRSAEGVLELAEEVKQGINVMVPPVKGQVPVKRVLFQSFVLQ